In Vicia villosa cultivar HV-30 ecotype Madison, WI linkage group LG7, Vvil1.0, whole genome shotgun sequence, the DNA window AGTGAATGTTATACTCGTATAGTTTGAGCAACTACGACATTATGAATATATGTGCTTATAAGTACATCTGTTTGTAACCGTTATATGATATTGGTAGCTTTGACAAAGACAATATCTAAGATCAAATGGCGTTCGGTGAAGTCTGTGGAGACAACTACCCAACAATCTCTGATGATGGATTATTATCAAAGAAGTTATCTCAAGCCTCAAGAGTTAGAGGACTCAAGTTCTAGATGAAGTGAAAAATTAATATTGAATCAAGAAAGGAAACTTGAAGCTTCAAAGTATgcaagagaggaagtgtgaaagcatTCCTCGTCCTGAACTTAACATGTCTTTGAATGATTAGTTTAATGTAAAAGTATAAGAGTAACTCTCCAAATACTAAGACaactctctctcacacacacactcacacacacaAATATATTTTGAAGTCttcattattttataaaatacttGAAAATATTTGTATACACGTAACTAATTGATTATTGACTTGTTTAATCAGTTAGCAGCATCTTTTACACTGGTCAAATGATAGCGTATTAGGTTTAATCTATTAACTCATTTGTAACCTCAAAAAAATTAAGGAAGCCTTTAATCGATTAGTGATTCCTAAATTCAAAAACCATCAATATTTTGCTTATCTACTTTATTAATAGCTAGGGTAATCAatcagaaaattaaaaaattccaTGGATTTATTCCTTTCTGCGTCAGTTCTTCTCCTATAAATAAAGGGTTTCTCCTTATTATATTCTATAATAGTTTTCAAAATTAAAGATATATTATCTTATTTTCTATTCTCTCCATCTCTATTTTCCTATTCTTCACTAACTGTTCAACGGGTTGAAATACACAATATGCTGAAGTTCTTTATGAAGCCACCTAACGTGACAATTACCGCACCACTGAATATCAAGACATATGACTAGATTTTTCTTGTGAAGGATGGAAAAACCACTCTAGTTCAGCTCTTAATGAAAGTGTGACAACTAATAAAACCATCCAATTAGAGTCTATTTTGAAAACTTTCATGCAGGAAATAAAGTTATGATTTCAAGCTCAATGGAAGAGTTAAAAAAGTTGGAGGAGAAATCGCTACTATCCTAAGCTCGTGGGAGTATGAGGAGACCCCATTCTTTGTAGTTTTAGTGTAGATTTAGATTTAGGATTCTTTCTTATTTTACTTAGCGGTGTTCCAGAGGGAATCAGAGATCTTGAATTTCGATGAATCGTAGTTGAAACGATAAGTGATTGGATTGAATGCGACAAATCTCCGTGTTTGATTCTGAATGCTCTTGATTTGGTGACCTGAGGAGGTTACGAACTAGTAAATCGGAGATTGAATTTAAAATCGTGAAAATAGTAGGAATTTGAAGTCGTTTCCCATAGACAACACCACTTTTCCATTTAGGAACCAGAATTGGAGATAATTTAGAAACAGATGGTTTTGAATTGGCTGTGTTGATCCCTGTTACAGTAGCGCAGGGTGGACCTGCATGGTTAACACTCCAACGCTCAAGTtaattcaagattcaagatgagtgTAGTGAAAAGTGAAGATCAGAAAATATACATTGCTTTCAATGTGAATCGACTTATATACCTCGAGTCAAGTAGAGCAAATTTGAGACGAATTATACCTTAACCGTTTAACCATTTAAGCCtcagccatatatatatatatatatatatatatatatatatatatatatatatatacaccaaaAAAGTTAGAACCACATACAAACTGATCATTAAAAACTCCCAACCAAACTTTCTGTCAGCATTAATCACATTTATCTATCCTTGAAAAACTACTATATATACATGTATAAAGTTTCTGTGGAAGCCAGAATAGCTTCTCCAAAAAGAAATATAACCACAGTTACATAATCATTATTATATATCATGAGGCCTATATACATTTGCATAACATGGGCAATATTAATAACCCAAGTTATCATGGTGGCCTGTAAAACTAGAAATAATGTACCAGCAGTAATTGTGTTTGGTGATTCTTCTGTGGATTCTGGAAACAACAATAAGATAGCAACACTTCTCAAGAGCAACTTTAAACCCTATGGCCGCGACTTCGAAGGCGGCCGCCCCACCGGTCGGTTTTGTAACGGCCGCGTTCCACCGGACTTCATCGCCGAGGCTTTTGGTGTTAAGAAGAATATACCAGCATATCTGGATCCTGCTTATACCATGGATGATTTTGTTACTGGTGTTTGCTTTGCTTCTGCTGGAACTGGATATGATAATGCAACTTCTGATGTACTTGTAAGTTTCTTTTTCTAACCAATTGTTCAAATATATAGTCACTAATATAATAGTGATTTTTTTGTTAAGATAATTTTTTTGGGCACTAAAGCtagtcttattttatttaataaattaaataaaattttcaaattgatatCACTTCTTTAAATGAACTTTGTCAAACAAAAAAAGCCTTCCATAAATGAATTTTTAGAGCCAAAAACCAAATTATAGAAAgtctaatttaatattttttacttaaagaagaataaaaataccaaataataattgaatgagaGGTAAAGAGTATGTTCATCTTAATCCAAGGTTCTAAACTCGAATCCAATTCTAAATatacaataatattaaattttttaaattaaaattttgccATCTATTTTAATCTATctttgacataaaaaattaatttatagaaGAATTAATCTTTTTAATTACACTAAGAAGATAGGATACTATCAgaaacaaaactaaaaataagAGTTAGGTTGAATTTAGTCAATAAAAGACTAAAATTAAGAGTCCTATATAGACTCATCAACGATTCAAAATAGACTATTAAAAGAaaagaatccaaataataatatatacacCTTCAATCATTGATGGTATTAAAATCCTACAAGATAGGGTTGTCAAGAAAGTTAAAGAGGTTGTTCATGATAATTAATGGAGATATGTTGTGGTAGCTATGCTAGTGACACCTTAGACATGACAAGGTGTGGTACCATATGTATTGTCGAGAGAAACAAAGTGATAGAAAAAATAGTATTCAATGGCAACACACTAAAATTagcataatattaatatttttaatgtatCAATAAAAGGTatacataaaatacatatacataaaatacattttacatcggataaaatatgtttttaacatCTGAAGATTTTTCGAAGTAACATAAAGTGTTAttgtatatttgtcatattttatttCGGTGTCTGATCGAGATGAAAAACAACTTATCACTTTGGATTAAAtatagttaacttaattatttatttttttaattaattaattaattaacatggGTTGTCAATATTTTACAGAATGTGATACCACTATGGAAGGAGATAGACTTCTACAAAGAGTATCaggcaaaactaagagcccatgttGGTGAAAAGAAGGCAAATGAAATCATAAGTGAAGCATTATACCTAATAAGTTTAGGAACCAATGATTTTCTTGAAAACTACTATATTTTCCCAACAAGACAACTTCATTTCACAGTGTCACAATACCAAGATTTCCTAGTGGATATTGCTGAAAATTTTGTGAGAAAATTGCACTCACTTGGTGCTAGGAAATTATCAATAACTGGTCTTGTTCCTATGGGGTGTCTTCCATTAGAGAGGGCTGCAAATATTTTTGGTGACCATGGTTGcaataagaaatataataaagtGGCTTTGCAGTTTAATGCAAAGTTGGAGAAAATGATTTATAAGGTGAATAAGGAGCTTCCTCAATTGAAAGCTTTGTCGGCAAATGCTTATGATATTGTCTTTGATATCATTTCAAGACCTTCTTTTTATGGtatgttttctatatttgttttgatttatgtGTCTTATGAGTTTTCATTCTCAATAGTgacattttcaaattttcaatctACCCCATCCAAAAATAGTGTGTTAAATGGACGGATCTCAATAGTTATTTCTTTTAATAACACTCTTGTTAGAAGTATCTCAACTCAACTTATCATTTTTAAAACAACTATTGACTTTAGTATAATCAATAATCGTAAGATAGAatatcaatatttaaaaaaaattagactttAGTTTTAatcagttttaatttttaatttttaattgtattatttaattaatacaaaTAATTTGATACAATTAACTTAGTAAAATTTATTTTCTGcttctgatttttattttaattttctcaaTATTTTTAAAGTGTATTTGAAAGAAtaatgtttttaattaaaaaagtttatatataaaaaataaaaataataagtaaaattgaaagaaaaagtaaataaaaatctaatattcTCTATTagttttgatataaaaaaaaatccacatttaAGAAAAAGCATAAATAATCAACTTGATGctttaaaactaaaaaacaaacaagattaaattattattattattaagatcaTAGAGAAGAAAAGAATGTACTATTTGATTAAAAGTAACAATAAGTTGTATTCTGACATGAATTAACTATTGGAATTAATGAAAAAGCTCTGTTTTGAGCACCTACTTGAAATTATTAAACGTAGCCAGCAAGaaacttttatatattttgtaccCTACTAAAGTTTTATTAGGTATGCTTTTATAATTGGTCATTAATAGAAATTTATGGAGGGCCAGGTCACCTATCTACCAAACAAGCAACAAAATATGATTGTTTTTAGTATTGTTTTGAGCCTCAAAAATCTTGCTTGGACACAATCCCAACGCACATCCAacatataacaaaaattaaaacaaaaataattttatgatattatctaatattattttaatttttagttttttaaattatttatttatttatatgaaatttCCAGACAACTTTCATGTATATATCTTGTTTTGTAGGATTTGAGGAGACAGAGAAGGCATGTTGTTCTACTGGAACATTTGAGATGAGTTACTTATGCAGTGACAAGAATCCACTTACATGCAAAGACGCAAACAAATATGTGTTTTGGGATGCCTTTCATCCTACTGAGAAGACAAACCGTATAGCTGCAAATTATTTGATCCCTAAACTTCTGGCAGCTTTTAGATGATCCATTCATTCCCTTCTTAACTAATTTGgacatttaatatttatttggtcACCATCTATCTTATGTTCAAATATTATTGTTTTACAAACAAAGAACTTAATTCTAAACCATTTGTCTTAGATCACATTTGGTCTCTGCATTTTATAATATATGCATGTGttgaatttttgttgttgtgattTTATAAATTTTACCAAATGTTTGGGTGTTCAATCCAATCATAGATGATTTGAACATTAAGTGAAAATACATTTAAGTGTTGTAATTGGTTACCACAAAAGTGTAACAGGGTTATATAGGTACGAAGAAAAGTCAAATAAGCTAAGAGAAAGTGGTTTTGTCGAAGGTGTAATTGGTTATGTATTTGCAAGTAATCGGTTACTACTGTTAGTATTTTTCAATTTTGTagcaataataattatttataagttTTGTGTAACAAGTTACTTGTGTgaagtttctattttttttttttacaatttaatttgttGTTTGTGTCTCAATCTACTTGTAATTGTTTCTAATACCTTATATCAGTATCAATGTTAAAGATAATTCTCTTCGCTTTATTTACTGCTTCTGATTATTCACTCTTTAGATAGTTACAGTTAAACCTTCTACTCAATTAATAACTTTTGATTTCGTTATACTTTACCTTAGTGCCAATGTCCATTCATGTTTCCTGTAAGATGTTTTCTACTtcaggtttattttttttttggtgtcAATTCTATAGAtgatttaggatttttttttttcaataagtaatGGAATTAATCACAAGAAAAGATTACACGCAAGGAACCGACTACCTCTTTATACAAGAGAAGAAGAATTATTAACTGATCTAAACCACTTCCAAACAACGAGAATAATTGCGCTATAGCATTcgtcaaaatttatttgtaggACCATTATTTTTTATTGCAATTCATGTATGTCAATTCTAAAGATTTCTATTGATTTTTCATTAATTCATGTTTTGTGTTTGCTTCAGTTGAATGATTCCCCATATTTAATTTGATGAGTTTATTTGTACAATATTTGAAGATTTATTAAGAGGTTGTGTGATGATTTGCTTGCTGCTGGAGATATTATTGGTATTATATTAACACTAGGTAGAAAATTTAACAAATTTGAAATTTAGTGTGAATGGTTTATTAGATCAATGTAAATGATTCTTCGAATGCCATTTGTAATTTTTAAAGGCCCAAGTTTATCTGTTAAATGTTAAAATAGTGTTAAATTAGGCTATTTGTTATATTTGAAGCCCTTATATTCaatattgtttaatttaaaaatattaaaatatcagtagctttagggtgtgtttggattggcggtgaacagaattgattttagtagaattgagtttggtagaattgattttagcagaattgagtttagcagaattgatttatgtttggatataattttgtaaaagtgagttgaataataaattacagtgtaaaaatcatcccgaatcaattctggatgcagaagctacaaattctagcttcaagtagaatcaattctggagacagaatcaattctacttttgtcaaaccaaacatcttaaaattatccagaattgattctacacctctagaattgcttttggcattttcaaaagccaaaccaaacatgcacttaatatgataactttttttataataaaagtaaggatcaatatttaatatttaatattgtatattGTATATTTTATGATGTTGATGGGTTGTACCATATTTGCTGACAAGATTTTTACTCTTATCGAGGCACaatatttgttgttgtttagagacCTAGAGAGACTTGATGCTTACAATTGGACATCTGCTGCATTTGGTCACTCAATAATGACATCTTAGAGATGCATCTATGTTTAGTTGCAAGCAGCTTGGTGGATATCCTACTCTTGTACAAGTATTTATGTCATTTAATTATGTCATTTAATTTCTATCCTTTAATTAATTGTATGTTAattcatatacttttatttatattctttagtatatgtattttaatttatatcataTAATCTATTGTGTAACACTGCTGGATTCACAAGTACTTTCCCACAATtggaaagagatgagagaattgGCTTTCATATGAGAATCAAGGGCTTCCTCGGGCGATGAGATGGACGAGCTTAGACCGGTATTGGACGCTATGGCACCTACAGACGTCGTATGGCGCCCGTTCGAGGATCACAGACAACATCGTCCTTTTGACGAGCTATCTCTGTACAGGGGGTTTCTAGTTTGAGGTGACTTGCATGTTCCGTACTTGCCCGACAGATGTTTACGTTAGTTTGAATTTTGTCAGTATATtccacctcctcctcctgctGATACGATGAGTGATGATGACATTGTTGTGGAGTGGATTGGTTATGACCATAGCGTGAAGGATGTGCTTAGAGACACGTCACCAGTCAAATTCTCATTTGAGACTATTGATGCATATCTGCAGTGGTATTATTGTGTGTCAAATCCTCAGTTGGTGTCTCCCTCGGCTCATGCGCGTAGAGAGGTTTCGGTTTCTGTCTTTGACGCAGGACCGATTGATCCAAATTGGGCTCGTGTTTCCACATTAGTTCACCATTTTCTCCGACAGGTTAATGCTGACGAGGATGATCCAGTGTATGCTGATTTATTCGAGACTTTACGCATCTCTCGTGAGCATTgattgttgttgtattttatgatttattttggtACACTTGGAGCACTCGATTAGTCGTGGTATTACCCAAATGAAGCATTCAATCAATCCATGCACCAACAAATCTTTGCCTATATGGGATCAACCAAGTGTTTTTCACGAAA includes these proteins:
- the LOC131621081 gene encoding GDSL esterase/lipase At2g42990-like, whose product is MRPIYICITWAILITQVIMVACKTRNNVPAVIVFGDSSVDSGNNNKIATLLKSNFKPYGRDFEGGRPTGRFCNGRVPPDFIAEAFGVKKNIPAYLDPAYTMDDFVTGVCFASAGTGYDNATSDVLNVIPLWKEIDFYKEYQAKLRAHVGEKKANEIISEALYLISLGTNDFLENYYIFPTRQLHFTVSQYQDFLVDIAENFVRKLHSLGARKLSITGLVPMGCLPLERAANIFGDHGCNKKYNKVALQFNAKLEKMIYKVNKELPQLKALSANAYDIVFDIISRPSFYGFEETEKACCSTGTFEMSYLCSDKNPLTCKDANKYVFWDAFHPTEKTNRIAANYLIPKLLAAFR